One Triticum dicoccoides isolate Atlit2015 ecotype Zavitan chromosome 5B, WEW_v2.0, whole genome shotgun sequence genomic window carries:
- the LOC119306846 gene encoding chaperone protein ClpB1-like, whose amino-acid sequence MSSSSRWTFAPPCHQPTSLSAQWNNASDVTKAVILSGATATVALASMILCDVAWRKYDRRRRRKASLTTFGRDMTATAGEGDPVVGRDDEIDRVVRILCRRTKNCAALVGAAGVGKTAIAEGLAQRVAAGKVPAPLVGARVIELNVAGLVAGTVWRGMFEERMKNVIQQAEEAKGKVILFIDEMHMLLGAGRCEGGRVDAANMLKPALARGRIRCVGATTLDEYSQHIDKDAALERRFQKVHVDEPSEQATVGILRGLKKRFEEHHGIKIQDAAVVAAAQLAGRYVTGRQFPDKAIDLIDEACTTTKGGQAIVSPDHVAEVVSRWTGIPVAALDSDETEKLIHLADRLHERVVGQNQAVKLVVQAVLRSRAGLDPPGQPIGSFLFLGSTGVGKTELAKALAEQLFDNEKMLLRFDMSEYVNSGSVMRLIGAPPSYHGYHDGGQLTEKVRSRPYCVILFDEVEKADPSVLNVFLQLLDDGVLTDGKGRKVDFKNTVIIMTSNLGAEHQIAGIRGENTMKDARDLLMKKVHQYFKPELLNRLSQIVVFDPLSHDQLMEVVKIQMKSATTRVAKKGISLSVSDGALDVILSESYNPMYGARPIRSWVQNNVMTVISEMLVKKEASKGSTIFIDVADNKKGLKYDVVNEEVADAREVSTPTVMI is encoded by the exons atgTCGTCCTCTTCAAGGTGGACGTTTGCCCCGCCGTGTCACCAACCAACCAGCTTGTCAGCACAATGGAACAATGCCAGCGACGTCACCAAGGCTGTTATCTTGTCCGGAGCGACGGCGACCGTAGCGCTGGCGTCGATGATCCTGTGTGATGTGGCGTGGAGGAAATATGACCGGCGCCGGCGGCGCAAGGCAAGCCTCACGACGTTCGGACGGGATATGACGGCCACTGCCGGCGAGGGCGACCCAGTGGTCGGCCGTGACGACGAGATCGACCGCGTCGTCCGCATCCTCTGCCGCAGGACCAAGAACTGCGCCGCGCTCGTCGGAGCAGCGGGCGTCGGTAAGACGGCCATCGCCGAGGGTCTCGCTCAGCGTGTTGCCGCCGGTAAGGTTCCTGCGCCGCTTGTCGGAGCGCGGGTCATAGAGCTTAACGTCGCTGGCTTGGTAGCGGGGACCGTCTGGCGCGGCATGTTCGAGGAGCGCATGAAGAACGTGATACAGCAGGCGGAGGAAGCCAAAGGCAAGGTGATACTGTTCATCGACGAGATGCACATGCTTCTCGGTGCCGGCAGGTGCGAGGGCGGCCGCGTTGATGCCGCCAACATGCTGAAGCCGGCGCTGGCCCGTGGGCGCATCCGCTGCGTCGGCGCCACCACGTTAGACGAGTACAGCCAGCACATCGACAAGGATGCCGCGCTCGAGCGTCGGTTCCAGAAGGTGCATGTGGATGAGCCGAGCGAGCAGGCGACCGTTGGCATCCTCAGGGGTCTAAAGAAGCGTTTCGAAGAGCACCATGGCATCAAAATTCAGGATGCTGCAGTTGTTGCTGCGGCGCAGCTCGCTGGCCGCTATGTCACCGGCCGACAATTTCCTGATAAGGCAATTGATCTAATTGATGAAGCTTGCACAACAACGAAAGGAGGACAAGCAATTGTTAGCCCGGATCATGTCGCAGAG GTCGTGAGCCGATGGACTGGAATTCCTGTCGCGGCACTTGATTCGGATGAGACGGAAAAGCTAATCCATCTTGCAGATAGATTGCACGAACGAGTTGTTGGTCAGAATCAAGCTGTCAAATTAGTTGTGCAAGCAGTGTTACGTTCGAGGGCAGGTCTTGATCCACCTGGACAACCAATAGGTTCTTTCCTTTTCTTGGGCTCGACCGGGGTTGGAAAGACAGAGCTTGCAAAAGCTCTAGCCGAACAGTTGTTTGACAATGAAAAGATGTTGCTTCGATTTGATATGTCGGAATACGTCAATTCTGGATCTGTGATGCGCCTCATTGGAGCACCCCCAAG TTATCATGGTTACCATGATGGTGGACAATTGACTGAGAAAGTCCGGAGCCGTCCATACTGTGTCATCCTCTTTGATGAAGTGGAGAAGGCCGATCCCTCGGTATTAAATGTATTTCTTCAGCTACTTGATGATGGTGTCTTGACTGATGGCAAAGGTCGTAAGGTAGATTTCAAGAACACGGTCATCATTATGACCTCAAATCTAGGTGCAGAGCACCAAATTGCAGGAATTCGGGGTGAAAACACAATGAAAGATGCACGAGACCTTCTAATGAAAAAG GTACATCAATATTTCAAGCCAGAGCTTCTGAACAGGTTAAGCCAGATTGTTGTGTTTGACCCACTTTCGCATGATCAACTAATGGAGGTTGTGAAAATCCAAATGAAGAGCGCCACCACCAGAGTAGCAAAAAAGGGCATATCTTTATCTGTGAGTGACGGCGCATTGGACGTCATTTTGTCGGAGTCATACAACCCA ATGTATGGTGCAAGGCCCATAAGAAGCTGGGTACAGAATAATGTGATGACGGTGATCTCGGAGATGCTTGTCAAAAAGGAAGCTAGCAAGGGCTCGACAATCTTCATCGATGTTGCAGACAACAAGAAGGGCCTGAAGTATGATGTGGTGAATGAGGAGGTAGCCGATGCACGTGAGGTGTCAACTCCCACGGTGATGATTTGA